In one Oncorhynchus masou masou isolate Uvic2021 chromosome 23, UVic_Omas_1.1, whole genome shotgun sequence genomic region, the following are encoded:
- the borcs7 gene encoding BLOC-1-related complex subunit 7 yields the protein MASVESQPRFGQSVKGLLSDKVGSCSGDVIALTRQVLKGSRSQELLGQAARNMVIQEDAILHSEDSLRKMSIITTHLQYQQEAIQKNVEHSKNLQDQLRHLLK from the exons ATGGCTTCTGTGGAGTCGCAACCACGGTTTGGTCAATCTGTCAAAGGATTGTTGTCTGATAAAGTGGGCTCCTGCAGCGGGGATGTGATCGCCCTGACTCGCCAGGTGCTAAAGGGATCACGGAGTCAAGAG CTTCTGGGACAGGCTGCCAGAAACATGGTCATTCAGGAGGACGCCATTCTGCACTCAGAGGAT AGTTTGAGAAAAATGTCCATCATCACCACCCATTTGCAATATCA ACAAGAGGCCATCCAGAAGAA TGTGGAACACTCCAAGAACCTTCAGGATCAACTGAGGCATTTACTGAAATGA